The following are from one region of the Silene latifolia isolate original U9 population chromosome 9, ASM4854445v1, whole genome shotgun sequence genome:
- the LOC141602283 gene encoding uncharacterized protein LOC141602283, whose protein sequence is MDEDKELVLQSEHILFDSKPFIIKDWKPDTKIIKDKPDVVPIWVRLYDLELKYWGKALPKIAGLIGTPIRSDKATQEKEFLNYARYMVEVKTGQQFLEYVEFIDEKGAPAKQQWRPKVVAPVQNPRVVQVNKPVTVEEPVSEEELPQIDPAAVVTPMPYQGSVMNSISPAKFIHIMSKRGMRMIQGGPIFMDVLQLSLKKNMLSSLGSGKGPSGSDNVETRVRNKNKDNVKLGLGTKWCSIDNNNVKDKGRIWVLWDPDVFSVTPLQSDLQVVHVAVKHLGTDFSWCCSIVYGCNKDANRAQLWNSLKHMKHMVTGPWLVMGDFNNVLYVDERIGTTVTDAEVKEFQGCVDFCGLYDMFTTGAYYTWNNKQAGAAECLYDHSPCLIELWRDDERRKTSFKYFNMWGKSSKFKQVVGEVWNGLVKGCLMFQVVKKLKRLKCSLKKLNREGYGDVENAAQVAKVFLEHI, encoded by the exons ATGGAT GAGGATAAGGAGTTGGTATTGCAGTCAGAACATATCCTTTTTGACAGTAAGCCTTTCATTATCAAGGATTGGAAGCCTGACACTAAAATCATTAAGGATAAACCTGATGTGGTACCAATTTGGGTGCGATTGTATGATTTGGAACTGAAATACTGGGGGAAGGCTTTACCAAAAATTGCTGGGTTAATTGGGACCCCAATCAGGAGTGATAAGGCCACCCAGGAGAAGGAGTTTCTGAATTATGCGAGATATATGGTGGAAGTTAAGACAGGACAGCAATTCCTTGAGTATGTTGAGTTTATTGACGAGAAAG GTGCTCCTGCTAAGCAGCAATGGAGACCCAAGGTCGTTGCTCCTGTTCAGAACCCAAGGGTGGTGCAGGTGAACAAACCAGTGACAGTAGAGGAGCCTGTTTCTGAGGAGGAACTTCCTCAAATTGATCCTGCTGCAGTGGTTACACCTATGCCATATCAGGGGTCTGTGATGAATTCTATATCTCCTGCAAAATTCATACACATAATGTCTAAGAGAGGTATGAGAATGATTCAAGGAGGCCCTATTTTTATGGATGTGTTACAATTGTCCTTGAAAAAGAATATGCTAAGTAGTCTAGGAAGTGGGAAGGGACCATCTGGTAGTGATAATG TAGAAACTAGAGTAAGGAATAAAAATAAAGATAATGTTAAGCTTGGGTTAGGTACCAAGTGGTGTAGTATTGATAATAATAATGTCAAGGACAAAGGGAGGATATGGGTTTTGTGGGATCCTGATGTTTTCTCTGTGACTCCACTGCAATCTGATCTTCAAGTTGTTCATGTGGCTGTTAAACATTTGGGGACTGATTTCTCTTGGTGCTGTTCAATTGTCTATGGGTGTAATAAAGATGCTAATAGGGCTCAGTTATGGAATTCCCTCAAACATATGAAGCATATGGTTACAGGGCCTTGGTTGGTTATGGGTGACTTTAACAATGTGCTGTATGTGGATGAGAGGATTGGCACCACTGTAACTGATGCTGAGGTTAAAGAATTCCAAGGGTGTGTTGATTTTTGTGGACTATATGATATGTTCACTACTGGTGCTTACTATACttggaacaataagcaagcagGAGCTGCCGAGT GTTTGTATGACCATAGTCCATGCCTGATTGAACTGTGGAGAGATGATGAGAGGAGGAAAACTagctttaaatattttaatatgtggggtaaAAGTAGCAAGTTTAAGCAAGTGGTTGGTGAGGTTTGGAATGGTCTGGTTAAAGGTTGTCTTATGTTTCAAGTGGTGAAGAAACTTAAGAGGTTGAAATGTTCTTTGAAGAAATTGAATAGAGAGGGTTATGGGGATGTTGAGAATGCTGCACAGGTTGCAAAAGTTTTTCTGGAGCACATTTAG
- the LOC141600451 gene encoding putative LRR receptor-like serine/threonine-protein kinase At1g67720 → MLIPALILWIVIFSFSVTHADIPAPNGFLLSCGTTENVQMNGLKYVPDHGFISIGNGTSVKNSSSILPILAKLRFFPDKSTRKNCYSFPVIKGAKYLIRTTYYYGEFDGGKEPPIFDQIIDGTRWSVVNTTEDYAKGLASYYELIVAAQSKVLSVCLARNDQTRGESSPFISSIEVMSLDDTLYKAVDFQKYGLSTVARHTFGYTDTDDLDSSFISYPDDEFHRWWEPFKDSNPTVKCQSSIVSSDFWNMPPRQALSSAITTSRGKTLQIQWPPMPLPPTNYYVSLYFQDNRNPSPYSWRVFNVSLNGETFYSKLNVTASGVNVYATQWPLSGQTQLTLTPDNDIPVGPMINAAEMLQLLPLTGLTTARDAMAMEDLDRSFTNPPPDWNGDPCLPKQNSWTGVTCSNINSIFRVSTLNLTGKGIVGSLSPSIGNLTSIVHIWLGNNKLSGSLPDMSPMKMLETLHLENNQFQGSIPDSLATLPRLREIYLQNNQFTGGIPNTLKNRQGLTIRITE, encoded by the exons ATGTTAATCCCTGCCTTAATCTTATGGATTGTTATCTTCTCATTCTCGGTAACCCATGCAGATATTCCTGCACCTAAtg GCTTCCTTTTGAGTTGTGGTACAACTGAGAATGTGCAAATGAATGGGCTAAAATATGTACCAGACCATGGATTCATATCTATAGGAAATGGAACATCGGTGAAGAATAGTTCTAGCATATTGCCCATCTTAGCTAAGCTAAGGTTCTTTCCCGATAAATCGACTCGAAAAAATTGTTATTCTTTTCCAGTCATTAAAGGTGCGAAATACCTAATTAGAACAACTTACTATTATGGAGAATTTGATGGAGGGAAAGAACCTCCAATTTTTGATCAAATAATCGACGGAACAAGGTGGAGCGTGGTTAATACAACAGAAGATTATGCAAAAGGCCTTGCTTCTTATTATGAGCTTATTGTTGCAGCACAAAGTAAGGTTCTTAGTGTATGCCTGGCTCGTAACGACCAAACCCGAGGTGAATCAAGCCCCTTTATTTCTTCCATAGAAGTCATGTCTCTTGATGATACTCTCTACAAGGCCGTTGATTTCCAAAAGTATGGTTTAAGTACCGTTGCTCGCCATACCTTTGGGTATACTGATACCGATGATCTTGATTCAAGCTTTATCAG CTACCCAGATGATGAATTCCATAGATGGTGGGAACCATTCAAGGATTCAAATCCAACGGTAAAATGTCAATCAAGTATAGTTTCTTCAGATTTTTGGAACATGCCACCAAGGCAGGCATTAAGCTCAGCAATAACAACAAGTAGAGGAAAAACCCTTCAAATTCAATGGCCACCAATGCCGCTTCCACCGACAAACTACTATGTGTCTCTTTATTTCCAAGATAATCGAAACCCGAGCCCCTATAGTTGGAGAGTGTTCAATGTTTCCTTGAATGGAGAAACCTTTTATTCTAAGCTCAATGTCACTGCTAGTGGTGTTAATGTTTATGCTACTCAATGGCCACTCTCCGGCCAAACTCAACTTACGCTTACGCCGGATAACGACATTCCGGTTGGTCCTATGATTAATGCTGCCGAGATGCTTCAACTTCTTCCACTTACTGGATTGACTACTGCTAGGGACG CGATGGCGATGGAAGATTTGGATAGAAGCTTTACAAACCCACCTCCGGATTGGAATGGAGATCCTTGCTTACCGAAACAAAATTCATGGACCGGAGTCACATGCTCCAACATAAATAGCATCTTTCGTGTTTCAACTTT GAATTTGACGGGAAAAGGAATTGTCGGATCTTTATCGCCTAGTATTGGCAACCTAACCAGCATTGTTCACAT TTGGCTTGGAAATAACAAACTTTCAGGTTCACTCCCAGACATGAGCCCAATGAAGATGTTAGAGACATT GCATTTGGAGAATAATCAGTTCCAAGGCTCAATCCCGGATTCATTAGCCACACTTCCACGTCTTCGAGAGAT ATATCTCCAAAACAACCAGTTTACCGGTGGTATTCCTAATACTCTGAAAAATCGACAAGGTCTCACAATCCG AATTACGGAATGA
- the LOC141602284 gene encoding uncharacterized protein LOC141602284: MKGLSWNCRGFNDTLSPAIPKLRALVSSNKYDFLFLAETKCSVHHVNSLLRSSGFVESVGVDALGASGGLWVGWRKGLKMKSVVVYSNFVILLMDEYASLPWYLILFYGEPNSSLRLPILEELSTWIESFVYPFIIFGDFNQVEYKCDKVSGSKRPIAGANSFNCWKIDNELVDIPFKGPRFTWCNNRKGNKRVYERIDKALGSKEWLLNFPNTAVKHFPIQLSDHAPVELNLHLIKRPSKKPYKLEWWNLENEECLGLIQNTWRTRIRGSPVFRLMRKLASVSDMN, from the coding sequence ATGAAAGGTTTGAGTTGGAATTGTAGGGGTTTCAATGATACGCTCTCCCCTGCAATTCCTAAGTTAAGAGCGTTAGTAAGTAGTAATAAATATGATTTCTTATTTCTAGCGGAAACTAAGTGTAGTGTCCATCATGTAAACTCGTTACTTCGTTCTTCTGGTTTTGTGGAGTCTGTCGGGGTTGATGCTCTTGGAGCCTCAGGTGGGCTCTGGGTTGGATGGAGGAAGGGTCTAAAAATGAAAAGTGTTGTAGTGTATAGTAATTTTGTTATCCTCCTGATGGATGAATATGCTAGCTTGCCATGGTACTTGATCCTCTTCTATGGTGAACCGAATAGTTCATTAAGGCTGCCAATTCTCGAGGAGCTTTCGACTTGGATTGAATCTTTCGTGTACCCGTTTATTATTTTTGGTGATTTCAATCAAGTTGAGTACAAATGTGATAAAGTAAGCGGAAGCAAAAGACCAATTGCAGGGGCTAATAGTTTTAATTGCTGGAAAATTGATAATGAGCTTGTGGACATCCCTTTTAAGGGGCCAAGGTTTACATGGTGCAATAACCGAAAGGGAAACAAAAGAGTTTATGAGCGTATTGATAAAGCTCTCGGTTCTAAAGAGTGGTTACTTAATTTTCCAAACACTGCAGTTAAGCATTTTCCAATCCAACTTTCTGATCATGCTCCCGTTGAGCTCAATCTCCATCTGATCAAACGCCCTTCAAAAAAACCTTACAAACTAGAATGGTGGAATTTGGAAAATGAGGAATGTTTGGGTCTTATCCAGAACACATGGAGGACACGTATTAGGGGTTCGCCTGTTTTTCGTCTCATGAGAAAGCTTGCATCAGTAAGCGATATGAATTGA